The following are from one region of the Natronocella acetinitrilica genome:
- a CDS encoding biotin-independent malonate decarboxylase subunit gamma, whose product MNNDSAARTAHLLDELFGSGHGVVVDAPLVSGHAKLDGRDVAVIGTTGQVHIGARIALALAGHVLDVVRDTPGRPIVLIVDNSGQRLSLWDELMGNNGCIAHLTKCLDLARRRQHRVVGLVHELAVSGGFMATGMATEACYALPGAEVRVMATSAMSRVTGIPEEQLQELFRTSATLGPGVDNFVRIGGLHGVLDGDLRASIVEALQQTDPDPDPRRRLGAERGGRTHAAEVAAISRAGREL is encoded by the coding sequence ATGAACAACGACAGTGCGGCACGCACCGCCCACCTGCTGGACGAACTCTTCGGATCCGGACATGGTGTTGTGGTGGACGCTCCCTTGGTGAGTGGGCACGCCAAACTGGACGGACGTGACGTTGCTGTGATCGGGACCACCGGCCAGGTGCATATCGGTGCCCGAATCGCGCTCGCCCTCGCCGGGCATGTGCTGGATGTCGTCCGCGATACCCCGGGCAGGCCGATAGTGCTTATCGTGGACAACTCCGGGCAACGCCTCAGCCTTTGGGACGAGCTCATGGGCAATAACGGCTGCATCGCGCACCTGACCAAATGCCTGGATCTTGCCCGGCGGCGACAGCACCGGGTGGTGGGCCTGGTACATGAACTGGCTGTGAGCGGGGGATTCATGGCGACTGGTATGGCAACGGAGGCCTGTTACGCGCTGCCCGGAGCAGAAGTGCGAGTGATGGCGACGAGCGCCATGTCCCGGGTGACAGGCATTCCGGAGGAGCAATTGCAAGAGCTATTCCGGACATCCGCGACACTCGGTCCCGGAGTGGATAACTTCGTCCGCATCGGGGGACTGCACGGAGTCCTCGACGGCGACCTGCGGGCAAGCATTGTCGAGGCCCTGCAACAGACCGATCCGGATCCCGATCCGCGTCGACGACTTGGCGCGGAGCGGGGGGGACGGACCCATGCCGCGGAGGTCGCGGCCATTTCTCGCGCAGGGCGCGAGCTCTAG
- the mdcG gene encoding malonate decarboxylase holo-[acyl-carrier-protein] synthase — MQSPPRHHLAWLVPDAQVHVVESAWTPIVRSWLQQRRPLIVRRRLPGEPAGELVLGLPLPNRLGRQRLALRAPPDALLRLEPPPPLALAADVLPEQARRIVREIADRIDDCGARALVYGSVAWQWLTGEAYLRSDSDVDVLIVPDALWHPGRGHAVLRDMAAVRKPRLDGELVLGDGAFVAWRELLGDSRDVLVKTAGGASLRQRAALPLGTLA; from the coding sequence ATGCAGTCCCCGCCTCGTCACCACCTGGCATGGCTGGTGCCCGATGCCCAGGTCCATGTGGTGGAGTCCGCCTGGACGCCCATCGTGCGATCTTGGCTGCAACAGCGACGGCCGCTGATAGTGCGTCGGCGACTTCCCGGGGAACCGGCGGGCGAGCTTGTGCTTGGCCTGCCATTGCCGAACAGGCTGGGGCGCCAGCGACTGGCACTGCGGGCCCCGCCGGATGCCCTGCTCCGACTGGAGCCGCCGCCGCCTCTCGCGCTCGCCGCCGACGTGCTGCCGGAGCAGGCGCGGAGGATCGTGCGCGAGATTGCCGACCGCATTGATGACTGTGGGGCCCGGGCCTTGGTATACGGCTCCGTTGCCTGGCAGTGGCTTACGGGGGAAGCGTACCTGCGATCCGACTCCGACGTCGACGTGCTTATCGTCCCAGATGCACTCTGGCACCCGGGTCGTGGGCATGCGGTGCTGCGGGACATGGCCGCGGTGCGAAAGCCACGTCTCGACGGTGAGCTAGTCCTAGGGGACGGCGCTTTCGTCGCCTGGCGTGAATTGCTGGGCGACTCCCGCGACGTTCTGGTGAAGACCGCTGGCGGCGCTAGCCTGCGCCAGCGTGCCGCATTGCCCCTAGGGACTCTGGCATGA
- a CDS encoding ACP S-malonyltransferase yields MGLALLCAGQGSQHPAMFQRLAAEPAASQALELGSQAAGLDLRELADSASGDDLTTNRMAQLLVVTHALGAAAALADCGVEPTVCAGYSVGELAAHCCAGSWSASTAIDVTSQRAALMDTACDAAATPLSMAALVGLSIPRVERLAAEHGCEVAIINGPDHVVLGGPAGAVQDIVDLAPELGARHVKRLPVQVASHTHFIDTAVEPFAGVLREADWRMPQYAVLSGLDGRPVREKPVMVSLLSRQIGERLDWGRCLECVVEHGATAVLEIGPGRALARMVQGRFPHVPARSFEDFRSAAGAARWASRQA; encoded by the coding sequence ATGGGCCTGGCACTGCTCTGCGCCGGTCAGGGCTCACAGCATCCGGCAATGTTTCAGCGCCTGGCGGCAGAGCCTGCCGCCTCACAGGCACTGGAACTCGGTTCCCAAGCCGCCGGGCTGGACCTGCGGGAGCTGGCAGACAGCGCCTCCGGGGACGACCTCACCACCAACCGGATGGCGCAGTTACTGGTCGTCACCCATGCCTTGGGTGCCGCAGCTGCACTCGCCGATTGCGGCGTAGAGCCGACCGTCTGTGCGGGCTACAGCGTCGGCGAGTTGGCCGCGCACTGTTGTGCGGGGTCCTGGTCTGCCTCCACTGCCATCGACGTCACGTCGCAACGCGCAGCGCTGATGGACACAGCCTGCGACGCGGCGGCGACACCCCTCAGCATGGCGGCACTGGTCGGCCTGAGCATCCCGCGTGTGGAGCGCCTGGCTGCGGAACACGGATGCGAGGTGGCCATCATAAACGGACCGGATCACGTGGTGCTCGGCGGTCCTGCCGGAGCGGTTCAGGATATTGTGGATCTGGCACCGGAACTTGGCGCACGCCATGTAAAACGACTTCCCGTGCAGGTCGCATCGCATACCCACTTTATCGATACCGCCGTGGAACCGTTCGCAGGCGTGCTGCGCGAGGCGGACTGGCGAATGCCGCAGTACGCGGTGCTCTCCGGGCTCGATGGGCGCCCGGTGCGCGAGAAGCCGGTCATGGTGAGCCTGCTCTCCCGCCAGATCGGAGAGCGCCTGGACTGGGGCCGATGCCTGGAGTGCGTGGTCGAGCACGGCGCCACCGCGGTGCTGGAGATTGGTCCCGGCCGGGCGCTGGCGCGGATGGTTCAGGGTCGTTTCCCGCACGTGCCGGCGCGCTCGTTCGAGGATTTCCGCAGTGCCGCCGGCGCGGCCCGGTGGGCGAGCCGGCAAGCCTAA
- a CDS encoding biotin-independent malonate decarboxylase subunit beta, producing the protein MRRSYDEATARGRVAGLLDSKSFREFCGPTARRTSPHLSALGLPVSFDDGVVVGEGYLDGRPVLIGAQEGGFMGGSVGEVHGAKLTGLLERALDVEPAAVILLLDSGGVRLQEANAGLIAMGEIQRAVFRVRAVGIPVIVAIGGRNGCYGGMSIVARSCDWIVASEQGRLSISGPEVIEAVEGIEEFDAQDRALVWRTMGGKHRRLLGEVDALVDNSIEAFRSTVTGWLGQSRPLELEDIEAEHHRLVARLRRFGECYDGLDVWRELGMEHPEEIPELDADAFNALIAGVEERER; encoded by the coding sequence GTGCGACGCAGCTATGACGAGGCCACAGCCCGAGGTCGCGTGGCTGGCCTGCTGGATTCGAAATCTTTCCGGGAATTTTGTGGCCCCACCGCCCGCCGCACCAGCCCCCATCTTTCCGCCTTGGGTCTGCCCGTATCCTTCGATGATGGCGTGGTGGTCGGCGAGGGCTACCTCGACGGACGACCCGTACTGATCGGCGCGCAGGAGGGCGGGTTCATGGGTGGGTCTGTGGGGGAGGTCCACGGCGCCAAGTTGACTGGGCTGCTGGAACGGGCCCTGGATGTCGAGCCGGCGGCTGTGATCCTGCTTCTAGACTCAGGTGGCGTGCGTCTGCAGGAAGCCAATGCTGGCCTCATTGCGATGGGTGAAATCCAGCGCGCAGTATTCCGGGTGCGTGCCGTAGGTATCCCGGTGATCGTCGCCATAGGCGGACGCAACGGCTGCTACGGCGGCATGTCCATCGTTGCCCGTTCCTGCGACTGGATCGTCGCCAGTGAGCAGGGACGACTTTCCATCTCTGGCCCCGAGGTGATCGAGGCAGTGGAAGGTATCGAGGAGTTCGATGCCCAGGACAGGGCCTTGGTGTGGCGGACTATGGGCGGTAAGCACCGCCGCCTGTTGGGCGAGGTGGATGCCCTGGTGGACAATAGCATCGAGGCGTTTCGTTCTACGGTGACCGGTTGGCTGGGGCAGTCCCGGCCGCTTGAGTTGGAGGACATCGAGGCCGAGCACCATCGGCTGGTTGCGCGCCTGCGGCGTTTCGGCGAGTGCTATGATGGCCTGGATGTCTGGCGCGAGTTGGGCATGGAACACCCCGAGGAAATCCCCGAGTTGGATGCCGACGCCTTCAATGCGCTAATTGCCGGCGTCGAGGAGCGTGAACGATGA
- a CDS encoding tripartite tricarboxylate transporter permease has translation MVEGFVSALSYMVSNPISFLLIVFGMVWGIAFGSMPGLTGVVAVALLIPFTFVFGPIEGLLLLGSVYVGATFGGSIAAILFNTPGSPEAACTGLDGYPLAKQGHAGKALGMALASSALGGIFGTIVLAMLAPPLARIALTFGPSEYFALAVLGITAIASIGTTSVFKALMSGALGLAIATIGMDPLTGTGRFTFDVSMLLSGVSFIPAIIGMFALTEVLTRLSESRPIGEKVIAVSTTLPKLKEFLALKYTLLRSAGIGTVIGTLPGVGATTAAFLSYSEAVRWSKNPERFGKGAYEGIAAPEAANNAAVGGSMVPLLALGIPGSATTAIMIGGLTIHGIVPGPMLLVQNKELVYSVFIGMLAANLLMIFFGLKAARYFAKILDAPYALVGPSIIVLCMTGVYALRNNIMDLVVMLVFGALGFILRRLDYPIAPLIIGLVLGPIAEISLRRAMLMNNFDIIAVISRPITATLLILALASLLYGLYGQFRRNAEIKKRALTAT, from the coding sequence ATGGTTGAGGGGTTTGTTTCAGCGCTGAGCTACATGGTGAGCAACCCGATCTCCTTTCTTCTGATCGTCTTCGGGATGGTCTGGGGAATCGCGTTCGGTTCCATGCCCGGGCTCACCGGTGTGGTGGCGGTGGCGCTGCTGATACCGTTCACCTTCGTCTTTGGGCCCATCGAAGGGCTGCTGCTGCTGGGCTCAGTCTATGTGGGGGCGACCTTCGGCGGATCCATCGCCGCAATTCTGTTTAACACCCCCGGCAGCCCGGAGGCCGCCTGTACCGGGCTGGACGGCTATCCCCTCGCCAAGCAGGGACATGCCGGCAAAGCGCTAGGGATGGCGCTTGCATCCTCCGCGCTAGGCGGCATATTCGGGACCATCGTGCTGGCGATGCTGGCGCCGCCACTGGCCCGCATAGCACTCACCTTCGGCCCATCGGAATACTTTGCGCTGGCGGTCCTGGGGATTACCGCAATCGCTTCCATCGGCACCACGTCGGTATTCAAGGCACTCATGTCCGGGGCGCTGGGGCTTGCAATTGCCACCATCGGGATGGACCCCCTGACCGGCACCGGGCGCTTCACCTTCGATGTCAGCATGCTACTGTCGGGGGTGAGCTTCATTCCCGCCATTATCGGCATGTTCGCCCTGACGGAGGTGCTGACCCGGCTCAGCGAGTCCCGACCCATCGGCGAGAAAGTCATCGCCGTCTCCACCACGCTGCCGAAGCTCAAGGAATTCCTGGCTCTGAAGTACACGCTGCTGCGCTCCGCCGGTATCGGCACCGTCATTGGCACCTTGCCCGGCGTGGGCGCTACCACCGCCGCCTTCCTTAGTTACAGCGAGGCGGTGCGCTGGTCGAAGAATCCGGAACGTTTCGGGAAGGGTGCCTACGAGGGCATTGCAGCCCCGGAGGCGGCCAACAACGCCGCCGTCGGCGGCTCCATGGTGCCATTGCTGGCCCTCGGGATACCCGGCAGCGCCACCACGGCAATCATGATCGGGGGCCTCACAATTCACGGCATCGTACCGGGGCCGATGCTACTGGTGCAGAACAAGGAACTGGTTTACTCGGTGTTCATCGGCATGCTGGCCGCCAACCTGCTGATGATCTTCTTCGGTCTGAAGGCGGCAAGGTACTTCGCCAAGATCCTGGATGCGCCTTACGCCCTTGTGGGGCCGAGCATCATCGTGCTCTGCATGACCGGCGTCTATGCCCTGCGGAACAACATTATGGATCTGGTCGTCATGCTGGTCTTCGGCGCCCTGGGCTTCATCCTGCGGCGGCTGGACTATCCTATTGCGCCGCTGATCATCGGCCTGGTACTTGGCCCCATTGCGGAAATCAGCTTGCGTCGCGCGATGCTTATGAACAATTTCGACATTATCGCCGTGATCTCGCGGCCGATCACCGCAACGTTGCTGATCCTGGCCCTGGCGTCACTGCTCTATGGGCTCTACGGCCAGTTCCGTCGCAACGCCGAGATCAAGAAACGGGCGCTGACGGCAACGTGA
- the mdcC gene encoding malonate decarboxylase acyl carrier protein, with translation MDHLEFDFVGHGNPPRRSHALVGVVGSGNLEVLLERAELAGNCQAVVDTSIRGFDTLWQRVLTDFVNRHGLADVRISVNDGGATPAVVTLRLDQAAAEIKEDRL, from the coding sequence ATGGATCATCTGGAGTTTGATTTCGTGGGCCACGGCAATCCACCGCGGCGCAGCCATGCCCTGGTCGGGGTGGTGGGGTCTGGAAACCTGGAAGTTCTGCTGGAGCGCGCCGAGTTGGCCGGCAACTGCCAAGCGGTGGTTGATACCTCCATCCGCGGTTTCGACACGCTCTGGCAGCGGGTGCTCACGGACTTTGTTAACCGCCACGGGCTCGCAGACGTACGCATCAGCGTCAATGACGGCGGCGCAACACCAGCAGTGGTCACGCTCCGGCTGGATCAGGCGGCAGCGGAAATAAAGGAAGACCGCTTATGA
- the mdcB gene encoding triphosphoribosyl-dephospho-CoA synthase MdcB: MNAPALVTSPATERFRVIDRCAINALLDELACYPKPGLVSFVDSGSHDDMSAATFLRSIEALRGYFAQMAAAGADDASFRELNVIGRTAEARMFDATGGRNTHRGAVFSLGLLAGAAGRRTRTQKGAGSGVCEVVGRRWGEEILAVARTAKDTSHGDLVRRRYGANGARDQAAAGFPTVREHALPAYRQVREQASNPSAAAVHALFAIMAALEDNNLLYRAGPEGLDYARTAASGFLSRGGMIQKDGHAQADAIHRRFVAYNLSPGGAADLLAATLFVVAWEQEAF; the protein is encoded by the coding sequence ATGAACGCGCCGGCCCTGGTCACCAGCCCTGCCACGGAGCGCTTTCGGGTCATCGACCGCTGCGCGATCAACGCCCTACTGGACGAACTGGCGTGCTACCCGAAGCCGGGACTGGTGAGCTTCGTCGATTCCGGCAGCCACGATGACATGAGTGCTGCAACGTTCCTGCGCAGTATCGAGGCGTTGCGCGGCTACTTCGCGCAAATGGCGGCAGCGGGCGCCGATGACGCCTCGTTCAGAGAACTGAACGTCATTGGACGCACTGCTGAGGCACGCATGTTCGACGCCACCGGCGGCCGAAATACCCATCGCGGTGCCGTGTTCAGCCTCGGGCTGCTCGCCGGGGCAGCGGGCCGGCGGACCCGGACCCAGAAGGGCGCCGGTTCCGGGGTTTGCGAGGTCGTCGGACGACGCTGGGGCGAGGAAATCCTCGCCGTTGCTCGGACCGCGAAAGATACCAGTCACGGTGACCTAGTGCGTCGCCGCTACGGTGCGAACGGCGCGCGAGATCAGGCCGCTGCCGGCTTTCCGACGGTTAGGGAGCATGCCCTGCCGGCCTACCGGCAAGTCAGGGAGCAGGCAAGCAACCCCAGCGCTGCCGCGGTACATGCGCTGTTCGCGATCATGGCGGCACTGGAGGACAACAATCTCCTCTACCGAGCTGGCCCCGAAGGGCTTGACTACGCGCGCACGGCCGCATCGGGTTTTCTCTCCCGGGGCGGCATGATACAGAAGGACGGACATGCGCAGGCGGACGCGATCCACCGACGGTTCGTTGCCTACAATCTCAGCCCCGGTGGTGCCGCGGACCTGTTGGCCGCTACGCTGTTCGTCGTCGCCTGGGAGCAGGAAGCATTCTAG